One genomic region from Spirosoma sp. KCTC 42546 encodes:
- a CDS encoding RNA polymerase sigma factor → MKRTSLTANQLQQRLGTNPPLDTFESLYNQYVNKVYRTCLSMTKDAEMAQDYTQDIFIKAFEKFDSFQNRSSFSTWLYSIAYNYCADQLRLAKRLPTTTWQPDDMAHDKPDLPEAQLHEETLQLVRQAMETLSVEERALLRLKYEDGLTIDEIAHLYMIKPSAVKMRLKRSRHKIQLLYAKHYMV, encoded by the coding sequence ATGAAACGTACTTCATTAACAGCTAATCAGCTGCAACAGCGGCTTGGTACTAACCCACCACTTGATACATTTGAATCCCTCTATAATCAGTATGTTAACAAGGTTTATAGAACATGCTTGAGTATGACAAAAGATGCTGAGATGGCACAAGATTATACCCAGGATATTTTCATCAAAGCCTTCGAAAAGTTTGATTCATTTCAAAATCGTTCTTCTTTCTCTACCTGGCTTTATTCAATTGCCTACAACTATTGCGCTGATCAGCTTCGCCTGGCCAAACGATTACCAACAACCACGTGGCAGCCAGATGACATGGCCCATGACAAGCCTGATTTACCCGAAGCCCAGCTCCATGAAGAAACACTTCAACTGGTTCGGCAGGCGATGGAGACACTTTCTGTTGAGGAACGTGCACTGCTTCGCCTTAAATATGAAGATGGGTTGACCATTGATGAGATTGCTCACTTGTACATGATTAAACCCAGTGCGGTAAAGATGCGACTTAAGCGAAGTCGCCACAAAATACAGCTTCTATACGCTAAGCACTATATGGTATAA